In Brassica rapa cultivar Chiifu-401-42 chromosome A06, CAAS_Brap_v3.01, whole genome shotgun sequence, a single window of DNA contains:
- the LOC117125924 gene encoding putative nuclease HARBI1 gives MASSSHYHYHKDDDDEIDLDTPYEEFYNNCALVQEPEDRQRRNVHERHREEGHTLLWNDYFADNPTYSPALFRRRFRMNKSLFLRIVNRFSTEIPYFRLSEDCTGRTSLTPLQKCTAAIRQLAYGAAADSVDEYIRLGESTARKCLHKFTAGIITLFGEEYLRRPSQEDLQRLLHIGEQRGFPGMLGSIDCMHWEWKNCPTAWKGMYSRGTGKPTIVLEAVASYDLWIWHAFFGAPGTMNDLNILDRSPVFDDIINGIAPEVNFYVNDNQYHFGYYLTDGIYPKWAAFIQSIRLPQNQKHSLFAQTQESVRKDVERAFGVLQARFAVVKNPSKLWDKEKIGNVMRACIILHNMIVEDERSSFTQYNKFEFQPREVPDTFTVNMPSNISENVGTTMDRRTRLRNRQIHENLKHDLIENIWAKFGHLPNNM, from the coding sequence atgGCTTCTTCATCCCATTATCATTATCataaagatgatgatgatgagatcGATCTTGATACTCCTTATGAAGAATTTTATAACAATTGTGCTCTCGTACAAGAACCAGAAGATAGACAACGCCGTAATGTTCATGAAAGACACCGGGAAGAAGGCCACACCTTACTTTGGAATGATTATTTTGCCGACAATCCAACTTACTCTCCCGCTCTTTTCCGCCGACGGTTTCGAATGAACAAAAGTTTGTTCCTGCGTATTGTGAATCGTTTCTCAACAGAGATTCCGTATTTTCGACTATCAGAAGATTGTACCGGACGGACAAGTCTCACACCTCTACAAAAATGTACTGCAGCAATTCGACAATTGGCATACGGTGCTGCGGCGGACTCGGTGGACGAATATATCCGTCTAGGCGAATCAACAGCTCGAAAATGTTTGCACAAATTTACCGCCGGAATAATAACCTTGTTTGGCGAAGAATATCTACGACGTCCATCACAGGAGGATCTGCAAAGACTACTACATATCGGAGAACAACGTGGATTTCCGGGGATGCTtggaagcatcgactgtatgcattgggagtggaagaattgcccCACGGCTTGGAAAGGAATGTACTCACGAGGAACCGGAAAACCGACAATTGTGTTGGAGGCGGTAGCTTCGTATGACCTATGGATATGGCACGCGTTTTTTGGAGCACCAGGTACTATGAACGATCTAAATATTCTTGATCGATCACCTGTTTTTGACGATATTATTAATGGCATCGCGCCAGAAGTGAACTTCTATGTTAATGATAATCAGTACCATTTCGGATATTATCTCACTGATGGTATTTATCCGAAATGGGCGGCTTTTATTCAATCTATTCGACTACCACAAAATCAGAAGCATTCATTATTTGCTCAAACCCAAGAATCAGTTcgaaaagatgtcgagcgtGCCTTCGGAGTCCTTCAGGCTAGATTTGCCGTTGTCAAAAATCCGTCAAAGTTATGGGATAAAGAGAAAATAGGAAAtgttatgagagcatgtatcatactccataatatgattgtcgaaGATGAACGGTCATCATTCACTCAGTATAACAAATTTGAGTTTCAACCAAGAGAAGTTCCGGATACATTTACCGTCAACATGCCTTCGAATATCAGTGAAAATGTCGGCACTACAATGGATCGTCGAACAAGGCTTCGGAATAGACAAATCCATGAAAACTTAAAACACgatttgattgaaaatatatgGGCTAAATTTGGACATCTTCCGAATAATAtgtaa
- the LOC117125925 gene encoding 24-methylenesterol C-methyltransferase 2, which translates to MDSVALFFTGALVAGGIYWFLCVLGPAERKGKRALDLSGGSISAEKVQDKYKQYWSFFRRPKEIETAEKVPDFVDTFYNLVTDIYEWGWGQSFHFSPSIRGKSHRDATRLHEEMAVDLIQVKPGQKILDVGCGVGGPMRAIASHSRANVVGITINEYQVKRARDHNRKAGLDALCEVVCGNFLQMPFDDNTFDGAYSIEATCHAPNLEEVYAEIYRVLKPGSLYVSYEWVTTDKFNAQDEEHVEVIQGIERGDALPGLRAYSDIAQAAKKVGFQVVKEKDLAAPPAQPWWTRLKMGRLAYWRNHVVVQILSAVGVAPKGTVDVHEMLFKTADFLSRGGETEIFSPMHMILCRKPMS; encoded by the coding sequence ATGGACAGTGTCGCACTCTTCTTCACTGGAGCTCTCGTAGCCGGCGGAATCTACTGGTTCCTGTGCGTCCTGGGACCAGCGGAGCGTAAAGGGAAACGAGCGTTGGATCTATCGGGCGGGTCCATCTCGGCGGAGAAAGTTCAAGACAAGTACAAACAGTACTGGTCGTTCTTCCGCCGTCCGAAAGAGATCGAAACCGCCGAGAAAGTCCCGGACTTCGTGGACACGTTCTACAACCTCGTCACCGACATCTACGAGTGGGGATGGGGACAGTCCTTCCACTTCTCTCCTTCCATCCGAGGCAAATCCCACCGTGACGCCACGCGCCTCCACGAAGAGATGGCCGTAGATCTGATCCAAGTGAAACCGGGTCAAAAGATCCTCGATGTCGGATGCGGCGTGGGAGGTCCGATGCGCGCGATTGCATCCCACTCGCGAGCCAACGTGGTGGGGATCACGATCAACGAGTACCAGGTGAAGAGAGCGCGTGACCACAACAGGAAAGCAGGACTCGACGCGCTCTGCGAGGTCGTGTGTGGTAACTTCCTCCAGATGCCCTTCGATGATAATACCTTCGACGGCGCGTACTCTATCGAAGCGACGTGTCACGCGCCGAACCTGGAAGAAGTCTACGCCGAGATCTACAGGGTGTTGAAACCCGGATCTTTGTATGTATCGTACGAGTGGGTCACCACTGATAAGTTCAACGCCCAGGATGAGGAACACGTGGAGGTCATCCAAGGGATCGAGAGGGGTGACGCGCTTCCTGGCCTTAGGGCTTACTCCGATATAGCCCAGGCCGCCAAGAAAGTTGGGTTCCAAGTTGTCAAGGAGAAGGATCTTGCCGCTCCACCGGCTCAGCCGTGGTGGACTAGGCTTAAGATGGGTCGCCTCGCTTATTGGAGGAACCACGTTGTCGTTCAGATCTTGTCTGCCGTTGGAGTTGCGCCTAAGGGAACCGTCGATGTTCATGAGATGTTGTTTAAGACTGCTGATTTCTTGTCCAGAGGAGGCGAAACTGAAATTTTCTCTCCCATGCATATGATTCTCTGCCGGAAACCTATGTCTTAA